The stretch of DNA GGAGCCTTACTGGTGCTCTTTGCTTTTGATCTCGTCGCTCTATTGAGTATTCAACCTCTGCTCCGGCGCACCTTTGCTTAACTAATCTTGGGGTCGCTTCTTGGGGCCGTTGCGAGGGCAGGGCGGCAAGGTTAGACTGTCTCTAGGTCAGTGAAATGAACCTGTCAAACTAGAAAGCAATATCGGCTCATGCTCTGGTGTGGGAGCTTTTCTATTTTGCTAGCGTCTTAAATCTCAGTCAAAGTTTAGTAAATATCGAATTCGGAACGGCTTATGAAGATGCAGCCTCAGACTAAATTAGCTTCTCCTCATTTCCAGGCTCGGCTCGCCCTGGGTCTGCTAGTCGGGGTTGCTCTCGCTCCTTGGCTATTGCCTCAAGTGACCTTGGCTCAAACCGCTGGGGCTGTGCAGCCATTAGAGGATTTTCAAAATAAGGATGGAGGTACCGATCTCTTTTCTGATCGTTCTGGCAACGGTGCCTCCAGCTTGTTTAATCTAATGCACCGGGCTGCTTTTAGCGGCATGCGGAGTGCAGATGACTACGGAGCTGAGCAACAACAAAATTTGAATGATGCCGCAGCTCAATTTCGGGAACTGCAATTGAAGCGCCTGAAGCAGCAACCCAGTACTCCCGCTAGTTCAACTTCTGCTCCTGCAACTATTCTGGAAATTTCTCCTGCTAAGTAGGCAAGATGCTTGCTAGCGCTCAGGACTAATTGATTGGCTTGAACCGATAAACCTGAGGTTGCTGTTTAGAAACAGGCGCGGCTTGAACTAGCTGCACTGCCCCTTCGCGATCGCCTGTCAGAGAAAAAGACACGGCACCTAGGGCACCAGTCGCAGCAAAATTAGGTGTTTCTAAGGTCTGTCTAACTCCGCGACGAGAGGGATCGCGTTGGATTCCTGCGACTAAAGTCTGGGTTGAGTCATAGGCAAGAGCCGTGCGCCAGTCGATTTCATGCCCCCATAACTTCTGGGCTTGCTGTTGAAAGGGTAGGCGAGTATTCCCCAAAACATTGGAAGGAACAGCCACGACCATGCCGACTGCTGCCTCTCCCCCTACCTGTAAAGTCTTCTTGGTATAGATGCTGTCCCCGGCTAGAACGGGAAGCCGTCTACGGTTCATTTGTACCACCTGCAAGGCGCGATCGCTTACCTGACTGGGTGCTGCCAGCATAATCACTTCTGCTTTCTGCTCAATTGCTTGCTCAACTGTTTCGTAAGCGTTGAAGTCAGGGCCAGCCAAGTCAAATTCCCCTACAACCTGGCCTTGATTTCCGTAAAACAAAGCGTTCTTAAATTCACTGCTTAAAGATTCGCTGTAGCTACTTCCAGAGCTGAAAAAGATCGCGACTCGTTTTTTTTGCAGTTTAGTCAGCATGTAGTTGCAGAGGGCACGGGCAGTGAAGCGATCGCTGGGCATCACGCGAAAAATATAGTTGCCCAGCGTTGAGAGTTGAACGGCAGAACTGATTGGAGCCACCATGACTAATTCGGCTGTCTGATACACCTGACCCGCTGCTAAGGTGGTATCGCTAGTGCCATGCCCTACAACTCCTAGAACTTCGGAGCGATTGACCAAAGTGCTAGCAATCGCTTGAGCCGTTTCAGCTTGATTGCTGTCATTGGCGATCGCAACTTTGAGTGGTACGCCATTAATCCCTCCCTTCTGGTTTACCTGTGCTTGAGCGTGGGCCACCCCTCGTAAAATTTCTAAGGATGAGTAAAGGGTGTCGCCCAAAGGAACGACCACTGCGATCGCATGAGCAGGAGTTGTCCCAATCCGAGCATTGTTGAGATAGATCAGTGTTTCGGGATCGTTACGCTCTGCCTGACGTGCGGCTTCTAGAGCTGTCACTGCTTGAGGATAAGCACTAGCGGCAAACGCATCCACTCCTTTCTGCTTAGTAGGTGGGGCGACTCCCGGCGTCAGAATTTTCTCGCCCCAGCTCATATTGGTGGTCGCGATCGCGGAATCAGAGCTAGGTACTGGGTTGAGGGCTTCTGTTGGGGTTTCTACAGCCGCATCAATGAAAAGTTGAGGCAAAGGCTTTCTAAACAGAGCCGCGACCCCGAAGCTAGCAATTGCAGCAACGCCAACTCCAACTAAAACTGGCCATAAACGACGAAAGCGATCGCTTTTAACAGGTCTGATGGGAGTTGCGATGGGAGTTGCCGCAGGTTTAACAGGATCGCTAGTAGCAACAGGCGAATCAGCAATTTGTTGGAGGTCTTGTAAAACTGTTGCTGCCGACTGGTAACGCTGGCTGAAGTGATAGCGCACCATCTTGTCGATGATGTTTCGCAAATGAGGGCTGACACGAGCTTGATCGTGCCAAACGATTTCACTGCTTTCTGGGTCGAGAGGAAACTGGGAAGGCCGCATTCCCGTTAGGGCCTGAATCGCAATCACGCCTAACGCATAAATATCGCTGCTAAATTGAGGCTTCCCTAAACATTGCTCACTGGCTCCGTAACCAGAGGTGTAAATCGGTACACTTAACTGGGTTTGGCCTGTCGTTTCGACAACTTGGTTGGTAATGGTTTTGACCGCACCAAAATCAATTAAAACTAACTTGCTGTCTTGTTGTCGCCGAATCAAATTGTCTGGCTTGATATCTCGGTGAATAACTCCTTGAGAGTGGATGTAAGCCAAGACTCCTAAAATATCTTCCAAGATGGCAATGACTTGGGCTTCTGATAGCTTGGTGCCCCCAGGTAATTCCACACTTAAAGGATTTCCAGGTATAAATTCTTGCACCAAATAAAACTCTTGCTCTTCCTCAAAGTAAGCTAGGAGTTGAGGAATTTGGTCATGGTGTTTCCCTAGCTTTTCTAAAGTTTCTGCTTCTGCATAAAACAAGCGCCTCACCTGCTGCAACACCTGTAGATGATGTGTCGAAAAATTGAGGTGTTTTAGCACACAGGGAGGATTTCCAGGTCGCTGCATGTCCTCTGCAATGTAGGTCTGACCAAACCCGCCTGAGCCTAGAGCTTGTATAACTTTGTAGCGCGTCCCTAACAGTCTTCCTAGCATTGCATTCATAGAATACAGCAGAGTCTACCTATCGCTAGCTCCAAAATATAGGAGTCACGATATTGGCATTGTATTCGTTGTCAATCGCTGCTGAAAAAGTTAAATGAAGCTATTCGGGGTTAGTGGTCTTAAAGCCATAGGCTTCGCGGACTAAATAAAGTGGTCTTCGCTTGACTTCTTCGTAAACTCGACCTAGGTATTCACCAATGATGCCGAGCGTGATGAGTTGGATGCCACCTAAAAACAAGACAACCACCATTAAAGAGGCATAACCAGGCACATCAATTCCGAAGATTAAAGTCCGCACAACTAGAAAAGTAGCGTAGCAAAATGAGGGAATAGAGAGAGATAGACCCAAATAGCTCCAAACTTTAAGGGGTAAGAAGCTAAAAGAAGTAATGCCATCTACGGCAAAGTTCCACAAGCGCCAGTAGTTCCAGGTTGTTGTGCCTTTGTAGCGTTGGGGGCGATCGTAAAACACCGCTGCTTGTTTAAAGCCGACCCAAGCAAATAGCCCTTTCATAAA from Trichocoleus desertorum ATA4-8-CV12 encodes:
- a CDS encoding ABC transporter substrate-binding protein — protein: MLGRLLGTRYKVIQALGSGGFGQTYIAEDMQRPGNPPCVLKHLNFSTHHLQVLQQVRRLFYAEAETLEKLGKHHDQIPQLLAYFEEEQEFYLVQEFIPGNPLSVELPGGTKLSEAQVIAILEDILGVLAYIHSQGVIHRDIKPDNLIRRQQDSKLVLIDFGAVKTITNQVVETTGQTQLSVPIYTSGYGASEQCLGKPQFSSDIYALGVIAIQALTGMRPSQFPLDPESSEIVWHDQARVSPHLRNIIDKMVRYHFSQRYQSAATVLQDLQQIADSPVATSDPVKPAATPIATPIRPVKSDRFRRLWPVLVGVGVAAIASFGVAALFRKPLPQLFIDAAVETPTEALNPVPSSDSAIATTNMSWGEKILTPGVAPPTKQKGVDAFAASAYPQAVTALEAARQAERNDPETLIYLNNARIGTTPAHAIAVVVPLGDTLYSSLEILRGVAHAQAQVNQKGGINGVPLKVAIANDSNQAETAQAIASTLVNRSEVLGVVGHGTSDTTLAAGQVYQTAELVMVAPISSAVQLSTLGNYIFRVMPSDRFTARALCNYMLTKLQKKRVAIFFSSGSSYSESLSSEFKNALFYGNQGQVVGEFDLAGPDFNAYETVEQAIEQKAEVIMLAAPSQVSDRALQVVQMNRRRLPVLAGDSIYTKKTLQVGGEAAVGMVVAVPSNVLGNTRLPFQQQAQKLWGHEIDWRTALAYDSTQTLVAGIQRDPSRRGVRQTLETPNFAATGALGAVSFSLTGDREGAVQLVQAAPVSKQQPQVYRFKPIN